One Vitis vinifera cultivar Pinot Noir 40024 chromosome 15, ASM3070453v1 genomic window, ttcttatcaaataaaaatcctcTTTGGAATTCCCATTACCTCAGAAGGAAACAAAATTCTAGATGAGTTGTGGCCCTAGCAGTAACCATATttagctaaaaaaaaaacccagagACAGTCCTTTGGTCTTGGTCCAGATGATATCTTCAATTCCAAGAAACAAAACTCCCTCGGTTGGTCTGGATTCCCTTACAAGAACTTGGGAAACATTCCGACAACATGGAGATGACAGTTTGATAAGGGATAATCAAATTCTCCATGATACGTGCTTCCTTCCTTTTCTGTTAGCATAATATCCGCTTGTATAGCTATAGGGATATGCTCAATATTTGTGTTTGATTCTTTCCTATTATGTAGGAGTTTACAACTGTAATTATCGTGTATATATTATGAAGAGTTATCTCCTCATCTGGCAAGGAGGATTTCAGTCATTTACCGTGTttatcaaacatctttatgGTATCAGtttcaagttttcttttttccgATTCTGACCATGGCTATTTCGTCTTCTTCACCTCCTACTCTTCCGCTCAATACAATGGTGCATATGCTCACCATTAAACTGACCTACTCCAATTATCTATTGTGGAGAAATCAGTTCGTTCCTCTGTTAGCTAATCAAGAGCTTTTTGGTTATTTGGACGGTAGCATCACGACTCCTTCTCCCATGATTACTGCCTCTGATGGCACCACAAAATCCAATCCTGCATATACCTCTTGGCTGCATACCAATCAGACACTGCTCAGTTTACTCTATTCTTCTCTCATAGAGGAATCTATGAGTGAGGTCTTGGGTTTCTGTCACTCCCACGAGGCCTGGCATGCGCTTGAAGTCTCATTTTCGCACCGATCAAAGACTCGCGAACTGCAACTCAAGGATGAACTCCAGCTGACGCACCATGGCTCTCAGTCCATTGCTAAGTTTTCTCGCACCTTCAAAGGCCTTTACGATCAACTGGCTGCTATTGGACGTCCCATTGACGACACGGATAAAGTTCACTGGTACCTACGCGCATTGGGACCCGACTACAAGATCTTTTCTACCACCATGATGTCACAACTCCCTCTACCATCCTTTGCTGAAATTGTTTCGAAAGCTTTGAGCCATGAAATCTTTGAACGGTCAGTTTCCCATTCATCTTCCAACTCTGCTTATTTTGTGCAGCAAACTTCCAAAGTGGCTGGTCATAAGCAAGTGAAGCATCAGTCTTCAGCTTCTCCTACACCATTTGCCAACTCAAAGTCATCATCCAACTCCTTCGTCCACTGTCAGTTGTGCGACAAAGAGGGCCACTCGGCTAAACGTTGCTGGAATTTCCTGAAACTCAAGAAGAAGCAATCGGCTAACCTTGCTGAGGCTTTTTCTGCCTGCTCGATTCAGGATTTTAATGACTCTGAATGGTTCCCTGACTCTGGTGCAGCGTCCCACATGACTAGTGACACCAAAGGTGTGGATCAACCGGCTGTCTATTCTGGTAATGAACGTGTCATGGTTGGTAATGGTCAGTCCTTAGCAATCTCTCACACTGGTTCCATTTCATCTCTTGTTCCGTCTAGTCCTCTTCTTTTATCTAATGTCTTAGTTGTTCCTGGAATTAAGAAAAATCTTATTTCTATTAGTCAACTTACTAAAGACAATAATTGTTGTGTTACCTTTTCTTCCTCTGGTTTTACCATACAGGATCGGGTCACAAGAGTGGTACTGGGAGTCAGAAGATGTGAAAATGGTCTCTACGTGCTGGATCGTCGTCATCATGCCTTAGTGTCCACTACTTCTTCACCGCGAGCATCTATTCGTTTATGGCATACTCGCCTTGGTCATCCACATTATCGTACTGTTGCTTCTCTTTCTAAATTAGGATCTATTTCTTGTAGTAATAAATTGGTGAACAATGATTCTGAAATTTGTGTTGGTTGTAGACTCGACAAAAGCCAACGTTTacctttttctttaaataatgaaCGTTGTGCTATGCCTTTTGATCGTTTACACTGTGACCTATGGAGTCCGTCACCAGTTTCTTCTTTTAATGGATATAGATACTATGCGGttttcattgatgattgtacTAGATTTAGTTGGATATTTCCTTTAAAACACAAATCTGATTTCTTTGATAATTTCATCAATTAACAAAGTTTTATTGAGACACAGTTTTCCgccaaaatcaaatcatttcAGTGTGATGGTGGAACTGAGTTTACTAATAATAAGTTTCGCTCTCATTTGCATTCGTGTGGCATTAATCTTCGTCTGGCATGTCCTTACACTCCTAGTCAAAATGGAATTGCCGAACGTAAGCATCGTCATGTCACAGAAACAGGTCTTACTCTTATGTTTCATGCTCGTGTGCCGCTCTCCTCATGGGTTAAGGCCTTCTCTACTGCCATCTTTCTCATTAACCGACTCCCGTCACCATCTCTTGCTGGCAAAACACCTTATGAGCTCCTGTTTGGTAAGCAACCCGATTATTCTATGCTTCGTACTTTTGGGTGTCTTTGCTTCCCTTATTTGAGAGATTACTCACCTAATAAATTGTCTCCAAAATCTACTCCTTGTGTCTTTTTAGGTTACAATACCCTTCATAAAGGATTTCGGTGCTTAGATCGTAAGACACATCGTGTCTATGTTTCTCGACATGTGCAGTTTTATGAACATACCTTTCCCTATAATGGTGATTCTGTGCAAAATCTACCATCTAACATTGACTATATTCATTTTTCTGAGTCTCAGGAATGTGTTTCTAGTTCTTCTAACGTTAGTACTTCAGATTCTTTGCCTTCACCATCTTTCTCGAATTCACTGTGTTTGCCTTGCAATGATATTCCACACTTGTCTTCGACTTCTTCTCCTGGTCCGCAAGTTCCTCTTGATGAGGACTCTCTCTTGGATTCTGTTGTTACAGATTCGACCACTCCTTCACTAGTTTCGTCTTCTCCTCGTGTGACCACTTCCAGCCATTCGATGATTACTAGAGGGAAAACTGGTATATTCAAACCACGATTGTATCATGCTATGAATATCTCATCTTCTTCTCAGTTGTTTCAGGCTCTTCTTGCTCTCAAAGAGCCACGAGGCTTCACGTCTGCTGCAAAACACCCTGAATGGCTCTCGGCTATGGATGATGAAATTCACGCACTGAAGAAAAATGATACGTGGGTTCTTGTACCTCGTCCTCAACATCATAATGTGGTTGGCTGTCGCTGGATTTTCAAAACAAAGCTTCACTCTGATGGGTCTATTGAGCGTCATAAGGCATGTCTTGTGGCTCAAGGATTTTCTCAAGTTCATGGTCTTGATTTTGGTGACACCTTTAGCCCTGTGGTGTGTCCTGCTACAGTCAGAATCATTCTATCCTTGGCTGTTACTTCTGGATGGCGTTTACATCAGCTAGATGTTAAAAATGCCTTTCTTCATGGCTTTCTCAACGAAGAGGTGTAAATGGAACAACCGCCTGGCTACACTGATCCACAGTTTCCTCAGCATGTTTGTCGTCTAAAACGTGCTctttatggcttgaaacaagctCCTCGAGCTTGGTTTCATCGATTTAGCTCATTTTTGCTCAAACTTGGTTTTCACTCTAGTCAGGctgatttttcattgtttgtcTATCACTCCTCGCTTGGTACTGTTTACTTActtctttatgttgatgacatgatcATCACTGGAAGTACTCCTTCTCTGGTTCACACCTTTATTACTCGGCTTTCCAACGAATTCTCCATGAAGGATTTGGGtgatcttcattattttctcgGAGTTGAAGTCCAAGCTAATGAGAAGGGTCTATTTCTCAGTCAAACGAAGTATGCTCTTGATCTCTTGCAACGTGCTTCAATGATTGATGCCAAGCCTATTTCTACACCTTTTGTTGTTGGACAGCATCTATCCGCCGAAGGGACTCTATTCTCCGACCCTACTCTGTTTCGTTCTCTTGCCGGTGCTCTTCAATACCTCACGATCACCAGGCCTGATTTGTCCTTCAGTGTCAACTCCATTTGCCAGTTCATGCATGCTCCCACCGAGGATCATTTTCGTGCTCTCAAGCGTATCTTGCGCTATGTTAAAGGCACTGCTCATCATGGTCTTCAACTTCACAAACAGTCTACTCATGATCTTCTTGGCTACTCTGATGTGGACTGGGCTGGATGTCCTGATACACGTCGTTCTACCACCGGCTATGCTATCTTTTTTGGAGCTAATTTAATCTCTTGGTCTTCTAAGAAACAAAGCACTGTctctcgttcaagtgcagaagccgAATATCGCTCCTTAGTTGTTGCTACTGCTGATATTGCATGGATTATTCAGTTGCTTCGGGACCTTCATGTTACACTCTCAGTGCCACCTAAAATTCTTTGTGACAATCAAAGTGCAATTTTTATGGCAGTCAATCCGGTTACTCATCCTCGATCCAAACATATTGCAATCGACTACCATTTTGTTCGTGAACTTGTTGATAAAGGCactttgaaaattgattttgttCCTTCACATCTACAGCTTGCTGATTCACTGACCAAAGGAGTTACCAAGCCACAGTTCTATCTCTTTCGAAGCAAGCTCAGCGTTCTCCCTTCTACCACGCTCACCTTGCAGGGAGGTGATAAGGGAGAATCAAATTCTCCATGATACGTGCTTCCTTCCTTTTCTGTTAGCATAATATCCGCTTGTATAGCTGTAGGGATATGCTCAATATTTGTATTTGATTCTTTCCTATTATGTAGGAGTTTACAACTGTAATTATCGTGTATATATAATGAAGAGTTATCTCCTCATCTGGCAAGGAGGATTTCAGTCATTTACCGTGTTTATCAAAACATCTTTACAGTTGTTCAGTTATACCATTATTTGtcaccttgttttttttttttttttttttcagcaagCTTAACGTCTTTTCCAGTTCACTAACATGTCTAGGATGATATACTGCTATTAGACAATTCGATATATCCGAAATGACCTTCACGTTGTCCAGGTTCGATGCAATACTAATTTCCTGTCTCATAGGCAACCCAAACATGATACCCAACATTCCAAAAGTGCACGAAACAGAGGAAgtgaagaaaaacagagcatatACAAATGAAAAAGATACGATTGAACTCAGCTCCATTTCATAACGATCAATGGGCTGGATACAGGTGCCATAggaaggaagcaaaaaaaaaaaaaaaatgattttgatacaTCAAGCTCGGGGGAGGAAACAAAGCATCAGGCATTGACaagaaagatagaaaaaaaaaaacaccagaaacaaaaccaaaacagagcatgcatACAAAGGATAGATCCCTCAAAGCAAACAAGTGGCCTAGTAGTCATACCTGGATGTTTTCCTCAAGCCAAAAGTTTCCTGGCCACCCGCTCTGCTCTCCTCCCTTCCCTCTCCTGCTTCAGCCAAAGAACCCCTCTTTTAGAAAGAATCCCCTCACCTCCAAATCTCCCCCGTTTCCCCATCTTCCTTAGCAAGCCACTACCTGATCTCATGTGCACCATTCCGCCAATGCGTCATCCTCACCCACCACCATGGGCAAGCCGTGCTCTTGGCCACCTGTCCATGCAGCTTCTTCATGGCAGAAAATGGGTCCCTcctcatctaaaaaaaatgaatggaaaatgcccccccccccccggtgGTCCAATATGAAATTAGAGTTATTATAAATGACatgatgataaaattaattaatttgtagaAGTTGAGAAAATGAACcattgtttcttttgttttgtcaaAATGTTTTTGACCATCATCCATAAAGTTGGCGAATCAACTTTGACTGTAGCACCCCATTTTGGACTATAGAGTTGTAGCTTCAACTAAGATTAGTTTGATTAGGTTAGTAATtataatatgaattaaaaacttaatatttgaatattatgTGTAAGATGTAATACCTTGTTTTTAGTCATTGATGGTACTTGTCCTTTTATTGCATGAAAACAAATCTGAATTGGAAATGTTAAAGTGAAGtgtaaataaatagaaatatgatCATAATTTATGTTGTTGAACATAGATAACATGGCGACACCGTTAAGTAGATAAACTAAAAGATAACAATATAATAAGAAATCTAACATTATTcgttatcaaatattttttatgattttctatcccttgattttgaaaataaaaacgtAGATAAGGTAAAAAGCaacaaatagtaaaaaaatataaaagcaagaaaatgataaacaatgaaataaataagttaaaaatgacAAACCGTGAAATACATAAGTTAGTTATAGTAAAATTCTTTGAcaaatgatttataaaatatgtatttttgtttttgggttatcgcatgaaaaaattatttaaattatatgttattttactGATAAAAggtaatttcattaaatatttacCATTTCATCGAATtcttttattgaattattttgtaTTGGGTTCTTTAAATGTTGTTTCATACATAGATATGTGGTTATTCATGCCCAGgttgttttctaaagtgtttgatttttaattataagtgtatattaattttcgtggaataatctttaaaaattaaataaaaataaaaatatataataaaaaacatattattttatatttttaagaattatagaAACAATCCTTTATTTCCTATtgttaaaattgctttcaaacgTAGCCTCACTACCGCAAATTTTTTACACCACACAACGTTGTAAATAACAGAGGGAACACAGTTTAGTTTAGTTGGTGTAGACACATACTTTGTTGTAGCTTATGAACTTGAATATTCTCAAGTTCTAACAattgttaaatttaaaattatgttttaatatatttagaAGTCAACATTGTGAAAATATTATGAAAGATAATACTATcgttgtaaattttttattaaattttgaaaaaatgtaatgcaatttgaattttttttaaaaaaattatagtttaataaaaatatctatgCACATGTATAAGTAATCTTGTTAAggtaatttatgaattttaaaaaatatcctaTTTAAAAACTAATCTAATTATACTAACAGACAATAGATgaattatccaaaataataaaaaaaaataaaaaataaaaactaacatTTTGTTTGTTAatgcataataataataaaaaaagatattatcaaCAAATAAATACCTTGATATGTTTAAAATGAGCGGGAAATTATTTCTTTAACCATAATTGGTCATCATTTTTTATCTCtgaaatatgaaaatagaaACATAGATAAGTTAAAAAccaatatatgataaataaaaaaaacttgatgataagaaaatgatagaggGTAAATTAGATAAGTTCATTACCTAAGATGAAAGGCCAGTTTAGTATCAAATTCCATGGGAGGTTGTTAtaagatatgtatatatatataatatcaaatgACTTAAAGTAGGAGATATTTATTGAGgtttaatattaatatcatgaaaataaatgaaagtcattaatttaaaattgaatcaTTTTTTAAGGGAAAGTTTTGTTTGCAGGCTGCTATTAGGAAGATATATGGTTTTGGAAACCCATGTAAATGAAATATGAAATGTCCTTGTTAATGGAGAAAATATTATCTTTCTCATGCACTCTTTGCTGACTCCAATTTATATTCCTAGATTGCCCCTCCATGCCTCCATATCAGCTACAACCTTGTCTCCATATCAGCAAGAAGCCCTCCATGCCAATGAGAgagtgaaaatttttaaaacaaaaatctaaatTTGAAACCTATGAAAAATGACCCGACCTGACAACCATCTCTAATTTCCTTAATCTGAAATTTTCTTCTCTCTGATTTGAGAgcatttctctttctctctctctctctctctctctctctctctctctctctctctctctctctctctctcttttcctctctctctctctcggctTCATCACCCACATAATCCCAAGACCCATgtaaaatttcccaaaaattgtcttatttaagagaaaaaaaccatTAATCCAAAACTCTAACTTGCATGTTTCTTTCTTGTCCACATAAAAGTGCAACGAAATGGAGCATTCCATCCTAAGAATGTCCAGTTAAAAGACGACTTCAAGAGGCACATCTGTGATTGTGAATCTACTACAGCAGCGCGTACCAAAACGGAAAGGTGGAATCCAAAATATTGGCTTTGTAAACAAGATATCTCTTTCTATCATTGAGTGACATTTTGCCCTAACCCTAAACCGAAATCTGAaggtaaattattttcatttattgttctttagttcatttatttgaaatagaGCACATCAACGTTTTGGAGTCGTTTGTGGACATGAACTTTTGTGTTGGGTTGTGGGAACCATATTATTCCTAAATAATCATATGACCCACAAGTCATATTGAACCAAGATGGAACTTACAACATATATGGTTGTAAGTCGCATTGTTATTTTgcggactgtaccttaggtactaccttaatagcccttaggtaccaccttaacctaccttaggtaccaccttaacctaccttaggtactaccttaagccACCTTAGGCACTACTTTAGTTAAAGTTAGGTTGTACCTACCTAAAGCATCGAACCTTCCTTTGTCacccttagagcatgccattatgtgattcttttaTGTGGTCAAGTGGTTCGCCTTTGGTTTTTTGTGGATTATACCTTAGGTGCTACCTTAATAgtccttaggtaccaccttattctaccttaggtactaccttaagggaccttaggtactaccttagttaaagttgggttttACCTATTCGATGCCTtggaccttcctttgtgacccttagatcATGTCATTATGTTATCTTTTGTGTGGGCCAGTGGTTCACCTTTGATTTTTTAGGGAcagtaccttaggtactaccttaatagcccttaggtaccaccttaatctaccttaggtactaccttaaccgaccttaggtactaccttagttaaaatTGGGTTTTACCGATCCGAAGCCTCTAACCTTCATTTgtcacccttagaccatgcctttatgtgattcttttgtgtggtcaagtggttcacctttggttttttgcagactgtaccttaagtactaccttaatagcccttaggtaccactttaatctaccttaggtactaccttaagggaccttaggtactaccttagttaaagttgggttctacctatccGAAGTCTTGGACCTTCCTTTATGACCCTtaaaccatgccattatgtgattcttttgtgtgggcaagtggttcacctttggttttttgggtaCTGTacctaaggtactaccttaatagcccttaggtaccatcttaatctaccttaggtactaacttagttaaagttgggttctacctatccAAAGCCTCAGACCTTcttttgtgacccttagaccatgccattatttgattattttgtgtgggcaagtggttcacctttggttttttggggaTTGTACCTTAGacactaccttaatagcccttaggtaccaccttaacctactttaggtactaccttaaccgaccataggtactactttagttaaagttgggttctacctatccAAAGCCTctgaccttcctttgtgacccttagaccatgccattatttgatttttttgtgtgggcaagtggttcacctttagTTTTttggggactgtaccttaggcactaccttaatagcccttaggtaccactttaatctaccttaggtactaccttaaccgaccataggtactactttagttaaagttgggttctacctatccGAAGCCTctgaccttcctttgtgacccttagaccatgccaagtggttcacctttggttttttggggactgtaccttaggtactatcttcatagcccttaggtaccaccttaatctaccttaggaactaccttaaccgaccttaggtactaccttagttaaagttgggtactACCTATCCGAAGCCTttgaccttcctttgtgacccttagaccatgccattatgtgattcttttgtgtggtcaagtggttcacctttggtttttttagGACTgtatcttaggtactaccttgaTAGCCCTAAGGTACCACCTTaatataccttaggtactaccttaaccgaccttaggtacCATCTTAGTTAAAGTTTGGTTCTACCTATCCGTAGCCTCTAACCTTCCTTTGTCACCCTTAAACTGAAAATGCTCACTCAAACGTTTGGAGCATAAGACAATTTGTTCATTAAAGGTCACAACATtaaagaaattgagaatttttgaCACATCATaagattttgaataaattctAGTTGAGATGTAAAGCTAACAACTATATCTATGGAAATTACATTttagcattttccaaatttaaatttaagctAATATGTACAAATTTTGTCAATATAAGCTAATACCTTGATTCTAGTACATTTAAGCTAATATGTACAAATTTTAGCATTTCCCAAATTTACATTTTGTCACTTAAACATTTTGCCATTTTGCACAAACTTATTTAACCCATCTTCTTCATTCTAGTACCTTGATTTTCATTAATCCTTGGATCAACTCATTtgaccaaaaataattttgtgaaaagacatttcaaacaaacttttaatttaagtatattatataaatcttatttaaaatttttgaatgatttaatttttcatttaaaaatatagttacaaattttattaaaattaatattttcatttgtgggtttatggacaaaaatttaagataattttaataGCAAGTTAGATAAATATATGTATTGACTAATAAGAATTTaagtattatttgttttattgtttaGGGTTGAATGTAACATcagataaaagaagaaaagggacAATATATCATATCCCATGTTTGGTTAGTGATAGAAGAAGATAAGTTAACCTTACAACTTGTCATATCTTATATTCAACCAAACATGGAATAGGGTAACTCGATATTAtcaattgtttatatatatatattacttatcttgcaaaatattttttttcgttaaaaaggaaaattaaaaaaaattataaaatatattattaaataatattaatatatttattattcaatatatacaaaatatttttatatattgaatatcataatatatataataaattttaatttataaagtttaaatattttaattatgaatattattaaatgtaaaacataaaaaatattgaaatgtaatataatttttaatttaaacattgaaaaataatatatactatatcttatttttattcatttacaaattaaatataaacataatataatagaCCCACTGAATATAATATTCAATAACAtcatatcttattaaaaatcatatatttaaatttcctaatatacatatatattctaTCCTactaaccaaacataaccttaaaatattttcaaacattttcataacttctatCAATTTGCGTTCCacccaaattttgttttcttttgtttcacatttttcatcccatatttttcatatttatataaattcaaGTACCAACTTTTAATACCTTCATCATTTTCAACATTGTTGTAGAGAGtcataaaaaacttatttatttttaattaaatgagaTTCTgtcaacatatttttaaaatgagaaattaaCACTGATataataatcttattttt contains:
- the LOC109124031 gene encoding uncharacterized mitochondrial protein AtMg00810-like is translated as MEQPPGYTDPQFPQHVCRLKRALYGLKQAPRAWFHRFSSFLLKLGFHSSQADFSLFVYHSSLGTVYLLLYVDDMIITGSTPSLVHTFITRLSNEFSMKDLGDLHYFLGVEVQANEKGLFLSQTKYALDLLQRASMIDAKPISTPFVVGQHLSAEGTLFSDPTLFRSLAGALQYLTITRPDLSFSVNSICQFMHAPTEDHFRALKRILRYVKGTAHHGLQLHKQSTHDLLGYSDVDWAGCPDTRRSTTGYAIFFGANLISWSSKKQSTVSRSSAEAEYRSLVVATADIAWIIQLLRDLHVTLSVPPKILCDNQSAIFMAVNPVTHPRSKHIAIDYHFVRELVDKGTLKIDFVPSHLQLADSLTKGVTKPQFYLFRSKLSVLPSTTLTLQGGDKGESNSP